The Halomicrobium salinisoli genome contains a region encoding:
- a CDS encoding helix-turn-helix domain-containing protein — protein sequence MFDQFDRSPSASIVATRYLSPVENGQYVVLADLRGDLGVARDLLAESDQVLRYDVAGTDERGIVYAHYRSAGPVGELLAILYDNDVVLDWPIEHQQTGAETESRVTVVGTDEGIQQAVADIPDVSELSLLRIGQVQAEDDALPLLTETQATLLDLAIEAGYYEVPRETTHSDLADRLDVAPGTVSDRLQRIERRVMTAYAERPPNESVR from the coding sequence GTGTTCGACCAGTTCGATCGGTCGCCCTCGGCCTCGATCGTGGCGACCCGATACCTCAGTCCGGTCGAGAACGGACAGTACGTCGTGCTGGCCGACCTGCGTGGTGACCTCGGCGTCGCACGGGACCTGCTCGCGGAGAGCGACCAGGTCCTCCGGTACGACGTGGCGGGAACCGACGAACGCGGCATCGTCTACGCGCACTATCGGAGCGCCGGTCCCGTCGGTGAGCTGCTCGCGATCCTCTACGACAACGACGTCGTCCTCGACTGGCCGATCGAGCACCAGCAGACGGGCGCCGAAACGGAGTCCAGGGTCACGGTCGTCGGAACGGACGAGGGCATCCAGCAGGCGGTCGCCGACATTCCGGACGTCTCCGAGCTCTCGCTCCTCAGAATCGGACAGGTACAGGCGGAAGACGACGCGTTGCCGTTGCTGACGGAGACGCAAGCAACGCTGCTCGATCTCGCGATCGAAGCCGGATACTACGAGGTCCCGCGGGAGACGACGCACAGCGACCTCGCCGACCGTCTGGACGTCGCGCCGGGTACCGTGAGCGACCGCCTCCAGCGGATCGAACGCCGAGTGATGACCGCCTACGCCGAGCGACCGCCGAACGAGTCCGTTCGGTAG